One window of Rasiella rasia genomic DNA carries:
- a CDS encoding AAA family ATPase, with the protein MGDVAAVEQLVKKYNALRQEIKKVIVGQDEVVEQVLLSIFSGGHALLIGVPGLAKTLLVNTVAEALGLQFKRIQFTPDLMPSDILGSEILDENRTFKFIKGPIFANIILADEINRTPPKTQAALLEAMQERAVTVAGHHYKLDLPYFVLATQNPIEQEGTYPLPEAQLDRFMVAINLDYPTFAEEVEVVKTTTGGTTQSVNALFSAQEIIDFQQLIRKIPVADNVVEYAVTLVGKTRPKSQGAPEIVKNYIDWGAGPRASQNLILGAKANAALHGKFSPDIEDVQKVAIGILRHRLIKNYKAEAEGLSIEEIIRSLF; encoded by the coding sequence ATGGGAGACGTAGCGGCTGTAGAGCAACTGGTTAAAAAATATAATGCCTTACGGCAAGAGATAAAAAAAGTAATTGTTGGTCAAGATGAAGTGGTAGAGCAGGTATTGCTATCTATCTTTTCTGGAGGACATGCCCTACTAATTGGTGTGCCTGGTTTGGCAAAAACATTACTTGTTAATACAGTCGCAGAAGCACTCGGACTTCAATTTAAAAGAATACAATTTACGCCAGATTTAATGCCTAGCGATATTCTTGGTTCTGAAATTCTAGACGAAAACAGAACGTTTAAGTTTATTAAGGGCCCAATTTTCGCAAATATTATTTTGGCAGATGAAATTAACCGTACACCACCAAAAACGCAAGCAGCGTTGTTAGAAGCAATGCAAGAGCGCGCGGTAACTGTGGCAGGACATCATTACAAATTAGATTTGCCATATTTCGTATTGGCTACTCAAAACCCGATAGAGCAAGAAGGAACCTACCCACTCCCAGAAGCGCAGTTAGACCGTTTTATGGTTGCTATTAATTTAGATTACCCAACATTTGCCGAAGAGGTTGAAGTCGTGAAAACTACAACGGGTGGCACAACACAATCGGTTAATGCGTTGTTCTCTGCACAGGAAATCATAGATTTTCAACAACTTATTCGGAAAATTCCTGTGGCAGATAATGTGGTTGAATACGCTGTTACGCTGGTAGGTAAGACTAGACCTAAAAGTCAAGGAGCACCAGAGATTGTAAAAAACTATATAGACTGGGGTGCTGGCCCGAGAGCATCACAAAATTTAATTTTAGGAGCTAAGGCAAATGCTGCCTTACATGGTAAGTTCTCACCAGATATAGAAGATGTACAAAAAGTTGCAATAGGAATATTGCGCCACCGTCTTATTAAAAACTATAAGGCTGAGGCAGAAGGGCTTTCTATAGAAGAAATTATTAGGAGCTTATTTTAA
- a CDS encoding peptidylprolyl isomerase, translating to MNRSITFIIMLFITTMAATAQEKSDVLLTLDGNPVYASEFKRVYQKNLELVQDERQKTVEGYLDLFIDYKLKVQEAYAQELDKKPGYIKEFEKYQEQLSRYYIYEDNATTDLAKEAYERGKEEIKASHILIKSSYADSPADTLKAYQKASKIRDRALNGENFEALAKETSEEPNADKTGGNLNYFSVFSLVYPFETVAYNTPVGSVSEIVRTRFGYHIIKVHDRRERAPQRTISHIMISDRADDARTFDPEERINNIYQLLQQGQTFEDLAKQYSEDTGSSTNGGMLRPFGKGEIKAKKFDSIAFGIEKVGEVTKPFKSMVGWHIVRLDKIHTISSFEEEKETMEKRVQNGARAKIVTAEVTNDIMKKYGFERGAPFLEYFKTYLNDDVLKRRWKYVPIPETDNTLLFTIGDRQVYRAQFAKYIGNMQRKTKRNFGSLGDAIVYWYNQFETETIKQYYKDRLEDEDPEYAGVITEYRDGLLIFDLMQTNVWNKAKKDTIGAQQFYEANKDQYKWGKRVDAVIVNTNEKSYAKKAKQLLGKGKSGDAIKSALNTDEAINVIISEGKFEEGAKELPKNFKMKMGVSETFQEESRYTIVKVLEVIPETTKEFDDVRGRVMTQYQQKLEEELMTELRSKYKIDVNKEILNKLKKELNN from the coding sequence ATGAATAGATCAATTACCTTCATCATTATGTTGTTTATTACAACTATGGCGGCAACAGCACAAGAAAAGAGTGATGTGCTGCTTACATTAGATGGAAACCCAGTCTACGCATCTGAGTTTAAAAGGGTGTACCAAAAAAACCTTGAGTTGGTTCAAGATGAACGTCAGAAAACCGTTGAAGGATATCTAGATTTGTTTATAGATTATAAGTTAAAAGTTCAAGAAGCCTACGCACAAGAGTTAGACAAAAAACCGGGCTATATTAAAGAGTTTGAAAAGTACCAAGAGCAATTATCACGTTATTATATATATGAAGATAATGCAACAACAGATCTTGCAAAAGAGGCATACGAGCGTGGAAAGGAAGAAATTAAAGCATCACATATTTTAATTAAAAGTTCTTATGCAGACAGTCCGGCTGATACTTTAAAAGCTTACCAAAAGGCTAGTAAGATTAGAGATCGAGCGCTAAATGGCGAAAATTTTGAAGCGCTGGCAAAAGAAACCTCAGAAGAACCTAATGCAGATAAAACAGGAGGGAATTTAAATTACTTTTCGGTATTTTCTTTAGTCTATCCGTTTGAAACTGTAGCGTATAATACACCGGTAGGAAGTGTTTCAGAAATTGTACGTACTCGTTTTGGGTACCATATCATAAAAGTACACGATAGGAGAGAACGTGCTCCACAGAGAACAATCTCTCACATTATGATTTCAGATAGAGCAGACGACGCACGTACGTTCGATCCTGAGGAGCGTATAAACAATATTTATCAATTACTACAGCAAGGTCAAACGTTTGAAGATCTTGCAAAACAATATTCTGAAGATACAGGTTCATCTACCAATGGAGGTATGTTACGTCCCTTCGGAAAAGGAGAGATTAAGGCTAAAAAGTTTGACTCTATAGCATTTGGTATAGAAAAGGTAGGAGAAGTAACCAAGCCTTTTAAGAGCATGGTAGGTTGGCACATAGTGCGACTAGATAAAATTCATACTATTTCTTCGTTTGAAGAAGAAAAAGAAACGATGGAGAAGCGTGTACAAAATGGTGCGCGTGCTAAAATAGTAACGGCCGAAGTAACCAACGATATCATGAAAAAGTATGGTTTTGAAAGAGGAGCTCCTTTCTTAGAGTACTTTAAAACCTACTTAAATGATGACGTGCTTAAAAGAAGATGGAAATACGTTCCAATACCAGAGACAGATAATACGTTATTATTTACCATAGGCGATAGACAAGTGTACAGAGCTCAGTTTGCCAAGTACATTGGTAACATGCAAAGAAAAACCAAGCGTAATTTTGGAAGTCTAGGCGATGCCATTGTGTATTGGTACAATCAGTTTGAGACAGAAACGATAAAGCAATATTACAAAGATAGATTAGAAGATGAAGATCCGGAGTATGCGGGCGTTATAACTGAGTATCGAGATGGCTTACTAATTTTCGATTTAATGCAAACTAATGTTTGGAACAAAGCAAAAAAGGATACCATTGGAGCACAACAGTTTTACGAAGCGAATAAGGACCAGTACAAATGGGGAAAGCGTGTTGATGCTGTAATTGTAAATACCAATGAAAAGAGCTACGCTAAAAAAGCAAAACAGCTATTGGGGAAAGGAAAATCTGGAGACGCCATTAAAAGTGCGCTAAATACCGATGAAGCGATTAATGTTATTATTAGTGAAGGTAAATTTGAAGAAGGAGCAAAAGAACTTCCAAAGAATTTTAAGATGAAAATGGGAGTTTCTGAAACGTTTCAGGAAGAAAGTCGTTATACTATTGTAAAGGTCTTAGAAGTAATTCCTGAAACAACAAAAGAATTTGATGACGTGCGTGGTAGAGTAATGACACAATACCAACAAAAATTAGAGGAGGAATTAATGACAGAACTTCGCAGTAAATACAAGATAGACGTAAATAAGGAGATCCTTAATAAACTTAAGAAGGAATTAAATAATTAA
- a CDS encoding peptidyl-prolyl cis-trans isomerase — MSKIISICGVVLLFVSCDYFKTTETQIPVARVNNSYLYKEDIAALISEKTSAEDSTIIVNNYINRWATQQLLMDQAIINISENKQEAYNKLINDYKQDLYTEAYKNTIVNRTLDSTVSLLELQTYYDENKENFKLNDVLFKVRYIEVNEGFANLDKTAARLASFSEDDRENLATESIQYKNHNFNDSTWVKRKNLFEAIPALQTVENQKLKKSNFLRIQDSIGVYLVKIEDRLNPNDIAPLSHVEPIIKQVILNKRKLELIKKLEKDITTDALKNNNFEIYEEE, encoded by the coding sequence ATGAGTAAGATTATTTCCATATGTGGAGTAGTACTTCTGTTTGTTAGTTGCGACTACTTTAAAACTACAGAAACGCAAATTCCGGTGGCTAGAGTAAACAATAGCTACTTGTATAAGGAAGACATAGCTGCGCTCATTTCAGAAAAAACATCGGCAGAAGATAGTACTATCATTGTAAATAATTATATCAATCGCTGGGCAACGCAACAATTGCTTATGGATCAGGCAATTATTAACATTTCAGAAAACAAACAAGAAGCTTATAATAAACTCATTAACGACTATAAACAAGATTTATATACAGAAGCTTATAAAAATACCATTGTAAATAGAACGCTAGACAGCACTGTGTCTCTATTAGAGCTACAGACGTATTACGATGAAAATAAAGAAAACTTTAAACTTAATGATGTCTTGTTTAAAGTACGCTACATTGAGGTAAATGAAGGGTTTGCAAACCTAGATAAGACAGCTGCTAGGTTAGCGTCATTTTCTGAAGACGACAGGGAGAATTTAGCTACAGAAAGTATTCAATATAAAAATCACAATTTTAACGATTCTACTTGGGTAAAGCGTAAGAATTTATTCGAAGCCATACCGGCATTGCAAACGGTTGAAAACCAAAAGTTAAAAAAATCTAATTTTCTCCGTATACAAGATTCAATAGGAGTATATTTGGTGAAAATTGAAGACAGGCTTAACCCCAATGATATCGCGCCCTTGTCTCACGTAGAGCCTATTATTAAACAGGTAATACTTAATAAGCGAAAGTTAGAACTTATTAAAAAGTTAGAAAAAGATATAACAACAGATGCACTTAAAAATAACAATTTTGAAATATATGAAGAGGAATAA
- a CDS encoding aconitate hydratase yields MAFDIDMIKKVYAQMAERVDKARDVVGKPLTLSEKILYNHLWDGMPTKAFTRGKDYVDFAPDRIACQDATAQMALLQFMQAGKKNVAVPTTVHCDHLIQAKQGAKADLKHANETSSEVFNFLESVSNKYGIGFWAPGAGIIHQVVLENYAFPGGMMIGTDSHTVNAGGLGMVAIGVGGADAVDVMAGMAWELKFPKLIGVRLTGKLSGWTAPKDVILKVAEILTAKGGTGAIVEYFGPGATAMSCTGKGTICNMGAEIGATTSTFGYDESMERYLRATERADVADAANKVKEYLTADPEVYANPEQYFDQVIEINLSELGPLLNGPFTPDLSTEVGTDMTEKATKNEWPLQVEWGLIGSCTNSSYEDLSRASSIAQQGIDKGLKIKSELGINPGSEQVRYTAERDGILGIFEDLGAKIFTNACGPCIGQWARYEDPKNAPKNSIVHSFNRNFAKRADGNPNTHAFVASPELTAAIAFAGRLDFNPMTDVLINENGEEVRFDEPTGWELPPKGFAVEENGYVAPMEDGSGVEVKVASDSERLQLLTPFEPIKDEDLSNVKLLIKAFGKCTTDHISMAGPWLRYRGHLDNISNNCLIGAVNAFNMKTNFVKNQLDGDYGGVPDTQREYKKNGIYSIVVGDHNYGEGSSREHAAMEPRHLGVAAVLVKSFARIHETNLKKQGMLGLTFANEADYDKIQEDDTFNFVDISEFAPDKPLTIEVTHADGSTDTIVANHTYNEAQIDWYREGSALNLIKKQNK; encoded by the coding sequence ATGGCATTCGATATTGATATGATAAAAAAAGTGTACGCCCAAATGGCAGAACGTGTAGATAAAGCTCGTGATGTTGTTGGAAAACCTCTTACACTTTCAGAAAAAATACTATACAATCATCTTTGGGATGGTATGCCCACTAAGGCGTTTACTAGAGGTAAAGATTATGTAGATTTTGCACCCGATCGTATCGCTTGTCAAGACGCTACTGCTCAAATGGCATTACTGCAATTTATGCAAGCTGGTAAAAAGAATGTTGCAGTACCAACAACTGTGCATTGTGATCACTTAATCCAGGCAAAGCAAGGGGCCAAGGCAGATTTAAAACATGCTAATGAAACTAGTAGTGAAGTATTTAATTTCTTAGAATCGGTTTCAAATAAATACGGAATTGGCTTTTGGGCACCAGGCGCTGGAATTATCCACCAAGTGGTATTAGAGAATTATGCATTTCCTGGAGGAATGATGATAGGTACAGATTCGCATACGGTAAATGCCGGTGGACTAGGAATGGTAGCTATTGGTGTTGGTGGGGCAGATGCTGTAGATGTGATGGCAGGAATGGCATGGGAGCTAAAATTTCCGAAGCTAATTGGAGTACGCTTAACAGGTAAACTAAGCGGGTGGACAGCACCTAAAGATGTAATATTAAAGGTTGCTGAAATATTAACCGCTAAAGGTGGTACAGGTGCCATTGTTGAGTATTTTGGACCTGGAGCTACCGCTATGTCATGTACAGGGAAAGGAACTATCTGTAACATGGGAGCAGAAATTGGAGCAACTACATCTACCTTTGGATATGATGAATCTATGGAGCGTTACTTACGCGCTACCGAGAGAGCAGATGTTGCAGATGCTGCCAACAAAGTAAAAGAATACTTAACAGCAGACCCAGAAGTATATGCTAATCCGGAGCAGTATTTTGACCAAGTAATTGAAATTAACTTATCTGAATTAGGGCCTTTATTAAATGGACCTTTTACACCAGACCTTTCTACCGAAGTAGGTACAGATATGACAGAAAAGGCGACTAAGAACGAGTGGCCTTTACAAGTAGAGTGGGGCTTAATTGGCTCGTGTACAAACTCTTCTTATGAAGATTTATCGCGCGCTTCTTCTATTGCCCAACAAGGAATTGATAAAGGACTTAAAATAAAATCGGAGCTAGGTATTAATCCTGGGTCTGAACAAGTACGCTACACGGCAGAGCGCGACGGAATCTTAGGAATTTTTGAAGATTTAGGAGCGAAGATATTTACAAATGCCTGCGGACCATGTATTGGGCAATGGGCACGTTATGAAGATCCAAAAAATGCGCCTAAAAACAGTATTGTACATTCATTTAACCGAAACTTTGCGAAAAGAGCCGATGGAAACCCCAACACGCATGCGTTTGTGGCATCTCCAGAACTTACCGCAGCTATTGCCTTCGCTGGCCGATTAGATTTTAATCCGATGACCGACGTACTTATTAACGAAAATGGTGAGGAGGTACGTTTTGATGAGCCAACAGGTTGGGAATTACCACCTAAAGGATTTGCAGTAGAAGAAAATGGCTATGTGGCACCAATGGAAGATGGTAGTGGGGTAGAAGTGAAGGTTGCTTCAGATAGTGAACGTCTACAGCTTTTAACACCGTTTGAGCCTATCAAGGATGAAGATTTAAGCAATGTGAAATTATTGATTAAAGCCTTCGGAAAATGTACTACAGATCATATTTCTATGGCAGGACCGTGGTTACGCTATAGAGGTCACTTAGATAACATTTCAAACAACTGCCTTATTGGTGCGGTAAACGCATTTAACATGAAAACCAACTTTGTAAAAAATCAGTTAGATGGTGATTATGGAGGTGTGCCAGACACGCAACGTGAATACAAGAAAAATGGTATTTATAGTATTGTGGTTGGAGATCATAATTACGGTGAAGGATCTTCTAGAGAACACGCAGCTATGGAGCCGCGACATTTAGGTGTTGCTGCAGTATTGGTAAAGAGTTTTGCTCGTATTCATGAAACAAACTTGAAGAAGCAAGGTATGTTAGGTTTAACATTTGCGAACGAAGCAGATTACGATAAAATTCAGGAGGATGATACATTTAATTTTGTTGATATTTCAGAATTTGCTCCAGACAAACCACTCACTATAGAAGTTACACATGCAGATGGTAGTACCGATACCATTGTGGCAAATCATACGTATAACGAAGCGCAAATAGATTGGTACAGAGAAGGTTCGGCCTTAAATTTGATTAAAAAACAAAACAAGTAG
- a CDS encoding YdeI/OmpD-associated family protein: MSEKPQLYFPRDVEWREWLDQNHMNYPQGVLLIFYKLETNVPTMRWEEAVKVALCYGWIDSTVKSLGGGKRHQYFCPRNPKSTWSKLNKSYIEQLDKEALIHESGWRMIHLAKESGTWSTMDDVENLVIPADLQLAFNTNKIAYKNYQNFSPGYRKGYLSWLHSGKRQATRDKRIAEIIALCEANVKSRM, translated from the coding sequence ATGAGCGAAAAACCTCAATTATATTTTCCGCGAGATGTGGAATGGCGTGAGTGGTTAGATCAAAACCATATGAACTATCCACAAGGGGTGCTTCTTATTTTCTATAAATTAGAGACTAACGTACCTACCATGCGCTGGGAAGAAGCTGTAAAAGTTGCACTGTGCTACGGTTGGATTGATAGTACCGTTAAAAGCTTAGGCGGCGGTAAACGCCACCAATACTTCTGCCCCAGAAACCCTAAAAGTACTTGGAGTAAATTGAACAAAAGCTACATCGAACAATTAGACAAAGAGGCTCTTATACATGAAAGCGGTTGGCGTATGATACATCTCGCAAAAGAATCTGGCACTTGGTCTACTATGGACGATGTTGAAAATTTAGTAATTCCGGCAGATTTGCAATTAGCTTTCAACACAAATAAAATTGCTTATAAAAATTATCAGAATTTTAGTCCTGGATATCGTAAAGGTTATCTAAGTTGGCTACACAGTGGAAAAAGGCAAGCAACAAGAGACAAGCGTATCGCTGAAATAATAGCTTTATGTGAGGCTAACGTAAAATCGAGAATGTAG
- a CDS encoding TlpA family protein disulfide reductase produces the protein MINFLKKNRSTLVILVILALLFIPQTGMPIKVFFNRLIAFSPSEIELEEQTTLQNYNWRVTDLNGVATNFEVSEGNVVVVNVWATWCPPCVAEMPSMQLLYDTYQDTVDFYFVSLENPETIQRFMTKKGYTFPVFTTQAKFPEALTTSSFPTTYVISKKGNIVMNKKGAADWNSTAVHKTLDALLEE, from the coding sequence ATGATTAACTTCTTAAAAAAAAATCGTTCGACCTTAGTCATTTTGGTGATTTTAGCACTGTTGTTTATTCCACAGACAGGTATGCCAATTAAGGTGTTTTTTAATAGACTTATTGCTTTTAGCCCTTCTGAAATTGAACTAGAGGAACAAACCACACTCCAAAATTATAATTGGAGGGTGACAGACCTTAATGGTGTAGCTACTAATTTTGAAGTTTCTGAAGGTAATGTAGTGGTGGTTAATGTATGGGCAACATGGTGTCCGCCCTGTGTGGCAGAGATGCCTTCCATGCAGTTGCTGTACGATACATACCAAGATACGGTAGATTTCTATTTTGTATCCTTAGAAAACCCTGAGACAATTCAACGTTTTATGACTAAAAAAGGCTATACTTTTCCAGTATTTACAACTCAAGCAAAATTTCCTGAAGCTTTAACTACAAGTAGTTTCCCCACTACGTATGTGATTTCCAAAAAAGGGAATATAGTGATGAATAAGAAGGGAGCAGCAGATTGGAATAGCACAGCTGTACATAAAACATTAGATGCCCTACTAGAAGAATAA
- a CDS encoding SRPBCC family protein: MKYTTEIIINKPRAEVIEKLDNPENMKHWQRGFTGYNQLNGTSGEAGSQMEMHYKTGKREMTLTETIVKNNFPAEFHATYDAKGVHNIQKNFFEAIDENTTKWRSECEFQFQGFGMKLMGFLMPGAFKKQSKKYLDDFKNFVENGTSVAN, from the coding sequence ATGAAGTACACCACAGAAATTATTATTAATAAACCACGTGCTGAAGTAATCGAAAAATTAGATAATCCTGAAAACATGAAGCATTGGCAACGCGGATTTACAGGCTACAACCAATTAAATGGAACTTCAGGCGAAGCGGGTTCTCAAATGGAAATGCATTACAAAACAGGAAAAAGAGAAATGACACTAACTGAAACAATTGTAAAAAACAACTTCCCTGCAGAGTTTCATGCTACCTATGACGCTAAGGGAGTTCATAACATACAAAAGAATTTCTTTGAAGCTATTGATGAAAATACAACGAAATGGCGAAGTGAATGTGAATTTCAATTTCAAGGATTTGGAATGAAACTCATGGGTTTTCTAATGCCCGGAGCCTTCAAGAAACAGTCTAAGAAATATTTAGACGATTTTAAAAATTTTGTCGAAAATGGAACTTCAGTAGCAAATTAA
- a CDS encoding peptidylprolyl isomerase, which yields MKRNNMLALLAVFTMTLVQAQESLVVENVETPTVQKDTVKPPFKRYKAEGVAAVVGDYVVLDSDIDKGYLEFQQQGISIEDITRCQLLGKLMEDKLYLHQAVQDSIVVVDSEINPEVDQLLQIMTSEIGSEEKLLKFYRKNSLPELRSELFTARKNLKLSGRMQAKVVENVEITPEEIREFFFAIPEDERPVFSAEVEVAQIVAEPQITKEAKQEAIDRLNQMREDILNNGISFATKAGLYSEDGSKTRGGLIEGVKRNSQYVKEFKDQAFSLLEGEISEPFETIFGFHILKVDKIRGQEIDVRHILIYPDVPQSSIDAAKEKMEKVRTGILDSVVTFAEAARLYSEEKETRNNGGILVNPVTYDTWFDLTKMDPELSAKVYNLKPGEVSKIFTERDRTGKATYKIYTVNRRNEEHPAEYATDYERIKELALKEKKIRAIEAWQNKQIKETYVSVNEDYQECEFSSDWIKTSN from the coding sequence ATGAAGAGGAATAATATGTTGGCACTGCTGGCTGTTTTTACGATGACTCTTGTTCAAGCACAAGAGAGTCTTGTAGTAGAGAATGTAGAAACTCCAACGGTACAAAAAGATACAGTTAAGCCGCCTTTTAAAAGGTATAAAGCAGAAGGTGTTGCTGCCGTTGTAGGCGACTATGTAGTTTTAGATAGCGATATAGATAAGGGATATCTAGAATTTCAGCAGCAAGGAATATCTATTGAAGATATTACTCGTTGCCAACTTTTAGGTAAACTTATGGAAGATAAATTATACCTACATCAGGCAGTACAAGATAGTATTGTGGTTGTAGATTCTGAAATAAATCCGGAGGTAGACCAATTGTTACAAATTATGACCTCCGAAATTGGTAGTGAAGAAAAATTACTGAAATTTTACCGTAAAAACTCTTTGCCAGAACTACGAAGTGAACTTTTTACCGCTCGAAAAAATCTAAAGTTATCGGGTAGAATGCAGGCTAAAGTTGTTGAGAATGTCGAAATCACTCCTGAAGAGATTCGCGAGTTTTTCTTTGCCATTCCAGAAGATGAGCGTCCGGTATTTAGTGCTGAGGTAGAAGTAGCTCAAATTGTTGCAGAACCACAAATTACGAAAGAAGCTAAACAAGAAGCAATAGATCGTCTTAACCAAATGCGTGAAGATATTCTAAATAACGGAATTAGTTTTGCTACCAAAGCTGGACTGTATTCTGAAGATGGTTCTAAAACGCGTGGTGGCCTAATTGAAGGGGTGAAGCGTAATTCTCAATACGTGAAAGAATTTAAAGACCAAGCATTTTCACTGCTAGAAGGTGAAATTAGCGAACCCTTTGAAACTATTTTCGGTTTCCATATTCTGAAAGTTGATAAAATTAGAGGTCAGGAAATTGATGTTCGTCATATCTTAATTTACCCAGACGTTCCACAATCTAGTATCGATGCCGCAAAGGAGAAAATGGAAAAAGTTCGTACTGGTATATTAGACAGTGTTGTAACTTTTGCTGAAGCAGCTAGATTGTATTCGGAAGAAAAAGAAACACGAAATAATGGAGGAATTTTGGTGAATCCAGTAACCTACGATACCTGGTTCGATCTTACCAAAATGGATCCAGAATTAAGTGCTAAGGTATACAACCTTAAACCTGGTGAAGTTTCTAAAATATTTACTGAGCGAGATCGTACAGGAAAGGCTACCTACAAAATATATACGGTGAATAGACGTAACGAAGAGCACCCCGCAGAATACGCTACCGATTACGAACGTATTAAGGAGCTTGCGCTTAAAGAGAAAAAAATTCGGGCTATAGAAGCTTGGCAAAACAAACAAATTAAAGAAACGTATGTGAGCGTGAATGAAGACTACCAAGAATGTGAGTTTTCAAGCGACTGGATAAAAACTTCTAACTAA
- a CDS encoding C1q-like domain-containing protein, with protein sequence MKTTLFVMLVGSCMFAQVGIGTTSPIATLDINGTINIRTIPHASNLDITKDVVLTSENGLVSSMTASEIVDKAIPTAVKGSFSVATPITISLLSGSDIIPFDSEDFDTMNEFDTTTHEFTVQRDGIYEITVQIGMDATIGAATNLGVRILKNGTVVHKHSHANVNVIGINVTSPIRKLDTLLSLNTNDVITFEIEGDIALGSIDLTGDSLTSYFTIQQIK encoded by the coding sequence ATGAAAACGACACTATTTGTAATGTTAGTTGGGTCTTGCATGTTTGCTCAAGTTGGTATTGGAACAACCTCACCAATTGCTACTTTAGACATTAACGGAACGATTAACATACGTACCATTCCGCACGCTTCAAATCTTGACATCACAAAAGATGTAGTCTTAACAAGTGAAAACGGCTTAGTTAGTAGTATGACGGCATCAGAAATTGTAGATAAAGCAATTCCTACTGCCGTGAAAGGATCATTCTCAGTAGCCACTCCAATAACAATATCTTTACTCTCTGGGTCTGATATTATTCCGTTCGATAGTGAAGATTTTGATACTATGAATGAATTTGACACTACCACACACGAATTTACAGTCCAGCGCGACGGAATTTATGAGATTACGGTGCAAATTGGAATGGACGCTACCATAGGGGCAGCTACTAATTTGGGTGTTCGAATCTTAAAAAACGGCACGGTTGTACACAAGCATAGTCATGCTAATGTTAATGTAATAGGTATTAATGTGACTTCCCCCATTAGAAAGTTAGACACATTACTTTCGTTAAACACCAACGATGTTATAACTTTTGAAATAGAAGGTGATATAGCCTTGGGCTCTATAGATCTCACAGGAGATAGTTTAACAAGCTACTTCACAATTCAACAAATAAAATAA